GCAGTTGCCACGGATACTGGCAAATGCCGCAAAATTGTTTGGCAAGAACATGAATATTGAATGTCCAGCAACAACTGAAAACTTTTCATGTGTCCAAAGGAACCATCACTGCTGTGAGATTATGGTCATAGTAGTGGGTGTTGACAATCGATGTGAGGATTTCAGTACCCAATGTATTGTAATAGATCTGATCAATGAGTAAACCTTTGTCTGTAGTTGCTTCTTGTTAGCTTTTTGGGACCTTTTCCAGTACAAACACCAACCTTACAGGGATCAGGGGTCCACATGGGGACCAAAGCCTGTTCCTAATTAGGGAAAACGTCATTTCTGAGGTCCTAGCTCGTTAAGTTTAAGGCTAAGATGTGAATTGAGGTTGGGGCTATGCATAAATTGGTTATGGTTAGGCTGTTGACAATATCCcaacaaacatggctgtgcaaacttgtgtgtgtgtgtgtttgtggacatgTCTTGTTCATGTTGTGGGAACAGAAATCTGTCATATTGTGCAAACTTGCCTTCCTTGTGGCGCAAAACAAAGGTCCTCATTACTGAAATCATAAAATTTCAGGGTGAAAACCAGACCTGTCACCCCTCCCATTTTCCCCAGGATTCGCCCATATTTTAcccttctctcctgtcctcccttAAATATTTTGCCCTAAATCTTCCATATTAGAAAAGGAGTTTGTTGTAATGGTTTTGGGACGTTGTGATTTTAGGATTCCCTGTGTGTAGTCTGTCTAAATGTAAAGACAGTGGTGAGGGTGGTAGGACAGCCCAGAACACTGGAAAGCTTCCCCAATTTTCAAATCCCAATGTTAACATTGGGAAATCTATTCAGCcacggctccattgtttacactctgAAACAGCTGTTGGTGCTGTGCAACACACGCGTACTCCCAGTGGAAAGACCGGAGATCCCtacagagagacggagatggagaaggggatgcagagctggagcaagtGTCAGGACAAGCGAAGACGTATTAAACCATCCATACCTTCTCTTATAATGGGGAACGTAAGATCTTTCCCTAATAGGATGGAAGAACTAACGGCGTAAGACTGCAGTGGGAGTACCGGGATCGTAGAATCATGTGCTTCACGGTTCAGCATTAGCTGAACTAATTCATGCATGTCACTTTCAAGGGTTTTCATGTGCTAAGAATGGACTGGTGAGCCACGGAGTGcggtaagaggaagggtggaggcataCCAATGTTTGTGAACAATAAATGGTGTAGcccaggacacatcagtgttaagGAGCAGTGCTGCACCAGCTGCAAAATCCAACAGCTAACCGTCGCCCAGACTTAGTGGCTGGTTCCAGGGCCACCTCCAGTCAGCCACAGTCAACCAGTCCAACTCCTGTCGGCGATCCCTGGGTAGGAATTCCTGAATGCTATGCTGGAAATCTGGAGACCTGCGACGCCAGCCTGCTGCCAGCTCTAGCCTCTGTGTTGGCTAGCTATGAGACTGAAGGCACTGTGACAAATAACTTCTTGTACCAAGcatcaacataaaacacacattttaaattaattacattCTTAAGCAGTTccttcagccacagactgcGCCCTCCAGTGagtaagaaggaacgctaccgaAGGTCATTCATTCCAGCAGCTTTCAGACCAACATTAACATCTAACTGTCGACATCATTTAACAAAGCTCTCTGCTGATGTTGTCTCACATCAGAATATCACAAACCTACTGCACTACTgtgatatttttgttatttttttttactgtgcttatATACTCGTTTTCTCCTGTGTTAcatattttctactgtgcaatgGTAAACACTGTATTTGTTAATCCATATCttaccatgtgcaattcaaaaatGTCAAGGCAATATTATTTGTATCCTGTTTTTATAGAATGTACACACAGTTGATTTTcatatagttgatttttattttgtatctttttttttcttgtctatttcttatttgttgttattttattcttgCTATGATTGCTTAGACGACACTGTAGAGTCCTCCGGTCCTCAGAACAGCCCCTGTTGGAGGTtcctttttctaattttaaacaGTGGGAGGGGGATCGTGCTTTCTCGATAGCGGCCCTGAAATTGTGGAACTCCCTACCCCCTGAATTGCATTCCATTAATGGTTTGGcactttttaaatcacatcttaaaactcatttatttagactggcttttaataTTGTGTAACTTCTACCCTTTAATATGCATTttactgtgttgtttgtttttttttttgctgtttttgcttaGTATCTTTTGTAATTTCTCTGTAAAGCGCTttgatcatctgtctgatgttgtaaggtgctatataaataaatattattattattattatggtattatcttaccatgtgcaattcaaaataTTATATACAAGGCAATATTATTTGTATCCTGTTTTTATATagaatattcacacacacacacacacagacacacacacatagttgatttttattttgtatacgtttctattgtctatttgttatttgtttttattttattcttgctattattgctgtctgtaacatcttaatttcaccagcatgggatcaataaagttatctTATTAGTTATCTTATCCTATCGtaacttatcttatcttattcaATTGAAGGATAAGTTCATATTCTCATTTCTATCTTAAGATAATACTCATATTACTCATATGCccacaaaacagtttttctttataCTGTAATTACACCTTCTCTCCATACTGTCACTAAAGAAATTCCTTCCTAGtgcaaaaaaataacagtaCTTGTTCTGTAcaaaatttttaatttttttcttactcAATGTTTTCTTGTAGAATCACTGTGGAGGGACAGTATCAAATAATGTATACAAACATGACCCTGACTTAAGATATCTACTTGATGTGACTAACACACTGCTGAAGCCTTGTATCAGCTTCAGCTAAactttaaaaaagtatttttgtacaaaatgaaaattGTAGGTTTTGTCCACCATCTCTAACATTGGAAGAGCATTATGAAGGGAGATCTTCACAGCCACTATGGACAGGAGAAACAATTCCAATGACCAAAAACTGTTTCATTGTACATATTGgtttaagacagacttgacaTTTTTTAAGATGCCTTCCATAAATCCTACACTGAGACCACAGCCTTGGCTGCAATAACTGACAgtttcagctgacagcagagatggCATGTGAAGATGGGTCTGATGGTCTGGTCTCTGATGCCATAGATGAAAGCACTAAGACATCTGGGAAagatgacaacacacacatacacaacaatCTGAATGCGCACCAGTACTATCCTGTCCAAGACCTTTGAAATAACTACCAGCAGTGGGTTGTAAATAGCTGAGGACAGACTGAGGCCCAGCTGcaccagatgcagcagcagtgtgtgacgAGCCTTACGGGCTGAAGCTTTGTCCGTGGAGGCTGACCTGGCTGCTACCACCACACCAATATATGAGGAAATGATTGCCACACAAGCTaatatgaacagaaaataaGTGAAGACTTTGTCATAATTGTCAGACATTGGGCCAAGCAGCATATTTTCTTTGGAGCAAAATTCTTtcatctgcaggctctgcaggtCCTCAAATGGGAAATCTAGCAGTAAAAGAACTCGAATGAGGACATTTAGTGAACTGAAGGCCCAAACCACAACGATAGccacctctgtgtttctgatggtgatgatggtagCGTGCCTCAGTGGgtagcacacagccacatatCTCTCCAGACACATCACCACCAGTGTGAGAGGTGAGATAACATATGTAACATTGGTGAGCATAGTGAGAACGCCACATACATGATACGTCAGCCTTAGTCTACAAGCAGCAATTATGTACAGTAACTGACCCTGTACCAGCTGTACAGTGTCTGCAAACAGGAGGTTATACAGAAGAATGTAACGGGAGGTCTCACGAAACACAGATTTACTCCTCAAGGTGAATAACATGGTCCCAttaatgaagagaaacacacagcatggTAATGTGGACATAGTGGAAAACATCACTGTTTCCAATATCCCTAGTCCAAAAGTGATGTTGATCTGAGACATCTTAGACAAGCACTGAAgagatataaaaatattaaactcTTGATGTAATCAGACAGCAAACGCCAAATGAAATCTTGGGCAGTTTGTACTCCTACAACAGTGAAGACATTTCATACTTAGAGCAGAGCACATCACTGAGTTCACATGCAAAAACTCAAATCTTCCACATACTTTTATCAGGACAGAGGCCTGGATTGTTTCTATGAGAGCAGAGGTGGACTGCAGGGTTTGACTAGCCTCACATATTGTTCCTGAACTCTGTCATCACATAGCAGCACTTTTAACAAATTACTCATGGGTGATGTAATCTCTCTGTCACCACCTCTTCAATACCCTAATGCATGCCACCATATCCATGATGCAACAGTATCTTTACAACTTGGCGTAAGTGTGAAGAATGTACTCTCAATTATATTTGTTCTCAGCGTTTTGTGAGTGCTTTACATTTGATCGCCAAAAATGACGATTAAAATGTTATGATGTTTAAGGAAACACTCACTGTGATGACACTCCTAAAATGCTCGCATAACTATATGTGTAGGAGCCAAATGGGGTATGGTGAGATTGTTTATTTGACCACGGGGTGGTGCTATGGCTATTTAAGGGGACGTTTCCTGTCATCGACAGAAAGGGTTTGACCCGGAAGGGCAAACAGGTTTTTGACTGCTGTCTTTGCCGCTGTGCCACgaaatttgaatgtgtgttttggacTCGGGTAAATCAGGCCGCTGTATTATTCACTGTAGAATTTATGAGTTGGTATTGCACATGATGAAGTAACGTTTTTTGGGGGATTATTTTAACAAAGTTCCCCTGAGGTTCCCTTCGGTTAGCCTTTTATGTAAGCATCCCACAATGTTCTAAGAGTGTTTTCCAAATGGCATCTGGAACAGTCTTCCCTCCACAGTAAGGGAAGGTCTTACATATTCATCTTTTAAAGGAAAGCTTAAAGACTGGTTAAAGGATGCCCTGGATCTGGTTAAGTTGGACTGTACTAAATTGCGTgcttgtgaatgtaattttgaaatgtgtgttttgtaattgtatttttatgtaatgtgtacttccatgttttgaatgtgtacttccatgttgttttattaggcaactaacattctgcccaaggactacagttgcaaattagctaatcagctacaaactggcacatttacagcaatgttcatcaatgtgcactgtcctaaataaataaaattaaaattaaaattacacATACATGTGTATCAATAGATTATTGTAGTGTGGGTGAGCTCTTGTTGTGATGCGGAGACCACATTTAAATGTTGAGGGTGGAGCTAAGAGCAGAGATAACCCAGGTAGACAAATATGGTTCTCAATACATTGAGAGCATTTTGGGTTGTGGGAACATTTATTGAACATTCCTACACAGCATTCTCTAGATGTTAAATGGCAAGTTTTTCTGCCGTAAAACCAATGTTATTGTTACGATCCCTGGACGTAAAATTTCAGAGTGAAGAccagacctgtcaaccctccctTTTTTCCCAGGATTATCCCATATTTtgtccctctctcctgtcctccctgaAATATTTTGCTCAAATCTTCCATATTTTTAatctttgtaaaaaaaaagtttgctgtAATGTTGTTGGGAcgtggtgattttaggattcattGTGTGTAGACTGTCTCAATGGAAGGAGAGTGTTGAGGGTGGTAGGACAGCCCAGGATGCTGGAAAACCTGCCAAGTTTAaaggaagggtggaggcataGTGAAGTTTGTGAGCTACAGATGGTGTGGCCCAGGACACATCAGGGTTAGGGAGCAGCGCTGCACCAaagacacagagctgctagccACTAGCATATGGCGATGGTACAGCAGCATGCAAGCTTCTGcacactgcagcttcacagctgcagacatcctCCTTCTTACCTCTGGAAAATTCAATCATACTTCCCTGtcctcaactctccccaccttcacccagtatgtcaaattcgacaccagagaaaataaaacattggacttactgtatgtaaacaccaaggatgcttaTAGCTCTTCACCCTTCCCCCCACTGGacgatctgatcacaacctggttcaccTGCTCCCTGCCTACATGCCCGTGGTGAATAAACAACTGCCAACCATTAGGCATGTGAGAagatggtcagaggagtccagcaTGGCACTGGGGGACTGCTTTAACACCACTGACTGAAAGcgttgtgcagtcctcacagAGATGACATTGACAGTCTGGCTACCTGCATCATGGACTACATTAAtttttgtgtggacaacactgtgcctaccaggagggttcagtgtttcccaaacaacaagccctgggtgtcccctgaactgaaaaccctatTTAATGAGAACAAAGGGTTTTTAGATCTGAGTTGAAACTGCTGTagagggagctgaagaaggagattaggagaggcaaggagagctacaggTGGAGGCTGGAGGAGCGCCTGAAGGGGAAAAAggccagagaggtttggaggggcctgaaaaccatctcaggccacagcagtgacagcggCAGGGGCCCTGGATCTGGAGATtgggaatgggcaaatgaggtgaacctgttttttaataGGCTTGATTCTACCCCGTTCCCTCCCCCTCCtaccagagcccagaccagacggTGTTACTTCTCTGCATCCCCTCCCTCACCCTGGagcatccctgacaccagcagctccgtcctcacaccacttcaccccccttcaatccacatcacagacctATGACTCCACCCCCCACCTCACTCAACAGGAGCCACCCCCAGTCCATCGATCAGGCTGATCCattgctctctttcccacctggagagcactgtgAGCACAATGAGggtgtcatgttttttgacttctttAGTGCTTTTTAACACAATCCACCCATCACAGCTGAGGTGGAAGCTGGGAGGAGCTGAAGTTGATTGCCCCCTGGCTGCATTGACCACcaactacctcaccaacagaccacaatATGTCAGACTTTGCGACTGTGTGTTGGATGTCgtagtttgcagcaccggggctccacagggtacagTGCTCTTTCCCTGTCTCTTCACACTA
Above is a genomic segment from Chelmon rostratus isolate fCheRos1 chromosome 14, fCheRos1.pri, whole genome shotgun sequence containing:
- the LOC121617619 gene encoding odorant receptor 131-2-like yields the protein MSQINITFGLGILETVMFSTMSTLPCCVFLFINGTMLFTLRSKSVFRETSRYILLYNLLFADTVQLVQGQLLYIIAACRLRLTYHVCGVLTMLTNVTYVISPLTLVVMCLERYVAVCYPLRHATIITIRNTEVAIVVVWAFSSLNVLIRVLLLLDFPFEDLQSLQMKEFCSKENMLLGPMSDNYDKVFTYFLFILACVAIISSYIGVVVAARSASTDKASARKARHTLLLHLVQLGLSLSSAIYNPLLVVISKVLDRIVLVRIQIVVYVCVVIFPRCLSAFIYGIRDQTIRPIFTCHLCCQLKLSVIAAKAVVSV